From the genome of Anaerotignum faecicola:
ATAATGAGGATGAAAATTTGTTTTCTATTTACCTGAGCCATGGCAGTTCGCACCTGCCGGGCTCTTTTTCTTATCCTTCTTTTCTGCCTTGCTAAAGCAGGCTATGTCATATATATCCATTACTTCCGCAATAGCTTTCGTGTACGCCGATTTCTCGCACGCCGGTGCCTGATTCCGTAGAGTTTCAAGCCGGTAAATTATATTGAGTATGATTTTATGCACTCTGTTCACCTCCCAAAAATTTATTGATAAAATACTGCTGACCTTTTCCGGTAACTTTTGGCGTCCTGGTCGTTACATTACAGCCGTTTCCGTCCAGATGAGTACTTTCTTTGATTTCAAACAGCCCCATCTCCATAGACCGCTGCGTTGGCATGTTCCAGTCTGCGCCTTTACGCCTGATCAGATATCCGTTATCGCGGAGCCATGTAAAAAGCCGTTGGGCGCCCATATCTACACCGTTCTGCTTTAAAAGCTTTGCCATATCTCCCACGAGGATTGATGTATGACTCGCCGTAACAGCATCGGCAAATATTTCTTTCGGCCTCATTCGGGTGATATCGCTCTGTAGCCGGTTGATTGTCTGATCTGCCATCTT
Proteins encoded in this window:
- a CDS encoding phage antirepressor KilAC domain-containing protein; the encoded protein is KMADQTINRLQSDITRMRPKEIFADAVTASHTSILVGDMAKLLKQNGVDMGAQRLFTWLRDNGYLIRRKGADWNMPTQRSMEMGLFEIKESTHLDGNGCNVTTRTPKVTGKGQQYFINKFLGGEQSA